The following are from one region of the Amycolatopsis sp. QT-25 genome:
- a CDS encoding methionine synthase — protein sequence MNERPWPLGAATAIGSLPGTDPVEAASIVFGELPEFPCMPELPARGVGADLIGRTAALLVDLAVEVVPSGYRVAARPGHDHRRAVDLMNWDLDAVQEAREKAGAAPPAFKIQVAGPWTLAANVELPRGHRILTDKGALRDFAASLLGGLAGHVAELKSRIGAPVVIQFDEPSLPQILAGELPTASGYGTVPAVPAPEARELLSTVISGAERVTGQPVAVHCCAEKPPISLLRAAGARAIAFDFTLLKGASPAQLDEIGETLDSGTTLMLGLVPTTDPGVPVELRDVVTPVFHLVDRLGFRREILAERVVPTPACGLAGATPDWMRRALTLSREAGKAFTEPPEGW from the coding sequence GTGAACGAACGACCTTGGCCTCTCGGCGCGGCCACCGCGATCGGTTCCCTGCCCGGTACCGACCCGGTCGAGGCCGCTTCGATCGTGTTCGGCGAACTGCCCGAATTCCCCTGTATGCCCGAACTTCCCGCCCGCGGCGTCGGAGCCGACCTGATCGGCCGGACGGCGGCGCTGCTCGTGGACCTCGCCGTCGAGGTGGTGCCGAGCGGGTACCGGGTCGCCGCGCGTCCGGGACACGACCACCGCCGGGCCGTCGACCTGATGAACTGGGACCTCGACGCCGTCCAGGAGGCGAGGGAGAAGGCGGGCGCCGCGCCGCCCGCCTTCAAGATCCAGGTCGCCGGACCGTGGACGCTCGCCGCGAACGTCGAACTCCCGCGCGGGCACCGGATCCTCACCGACAAGGGCGCGCTGCGCGATTTCGCCGCCTCGCTGCTCGGCGGACTGGCCGGGCACGTCGCGGAACTGAAGTCGCGCATCGGCGCGCCGGTGGTGATCCAATTCGACGAACCGTCGCTGCCCCAGATCCTCGCCGGTGAGCTGCCGACGGCGTCCGGCTACGGCACCGTTCCCGCCGTGCCCGCGCCGGAGGCACGGGAACTGCTGTCGACGGTGATCTCCGGGGCGGAGCGTGTCACCGGGCAGCCGGTCGCGGTGCACTGCTGCGCCGAAAAGCCCCCGATCTCGTTGCTGCGCGCGGCCGGGGCGCGGGCGATCGCCTTCGATTTCACCCTGCTGAAAGGCGCTTCGCCCGCGCAGCTCGACGAGATCGGCGAGACGCTGGACTCCGGGACGACGCTGATGCTCGGCCTCGTCCCCACGACCGACCCCGGCGTGCCGGTGGAACTGCGTGACGTGGTCACGCCCGTGTTCCACCTCGTCGACCGGCTGGGCTTCCGCCGGGAGATCCTCGCCGAACGGGTCGTGCCGACCCCGGCGTGCGGCCTCGCGGGCGCCACCCCCGACTGGATGCGCCGCGCGCTCACGCTCAGCCGGGAGGCCGGCAAGGCTTTCACCGAACCGCCTGAAGGCTGGTGA
- the ligA gene encoding NAD-dependent DNA ligase LigA: MSSELPENLEPVQDVTDVPADVRERHGELAEEIRGHQFRYYVLDSPIVSDGQFDELLNELQAIEDAHPGLVTPESPTQNVGGTFSTEFAAHDHLERMLSLDNVFDTESFETWVERVQKEIGATKYLAELKIDGLAINLLYENGKLTRALTRGDGRTGEDVTLNVRTLEQVPERLTATDGFPVPALVEVRGEVYFRVEDFLALNAKMVEAGKDPYANPRNTAAGSLRQKDPKITKSRNLRLICHGLGKREGFEPKRQSEAYDALAAWGLPVSPYGKVLGSGKELLEHIEYWGEHRHDAEHEIDGVVIKVDEVALQRRLGTTSRAPRWAIAYKYPPEEAITTLLDIQVNVGRTGRVTPFAVMEPVKVAGSTVSMATLHNQEEVKRKGVLIGDKVVIRKAGDVIPEVLGPVADARTGEEREFVMPLRCPNCDTGLAYQKEGDIDIRCPNSRSCPAQLRERLFHLGGRGAFDIEVLGYEAAMALLDAGVVHDEGDIFELDEEKLLQVELFRTKAGELSANGRKLLDNLETVKDRPLWKVIVGLSIRHVGPTAAQALAREFGSLERIENASEEELSSVDGVGPTIARAAKEWFEVDWHCEIVEKWRAAGVRMEEERDESIPRNLEGLSIVVTGSLNDYSRDEAKEFIMARGGKAAGSVSKKTAFVVVGDAPGTKYDKAVQLKVPVLDENGFRVLLESGPEAAAELALPTEEESGE, from the coding sequence GTGAGCAGCGAACTTCCCGAAAACCTCGAGCCCGTGCAGGACGTCACGGACGTGCCGGCCGACGTCCGTGAACGGCATGGCGAGCTGGCGGAGGAGATCCGCGGCCACCAGTTCCGGTACTACGTGCTGGATTCACCGATCGTGTCCGACGGCCAGTTCGACGAGCTGCTCAACGAACTGCAGGCCATCGAAGACGCGCATCCGGGGCTGGTGACGCCGGAATCGCCGACACAGAACGTCGGCGGCACGTTCTCCACCGAGTTCGCCGCGCACGACCATTTGGAGCGCATGCTCAGCCTGGACAACGTCTTCGACACCGAGAGTTTCGAGACGTGGGTCGAGCGGGTCCAGAAGGAGATCGGCGCGACGAAGTACCTCGCCGAGCTGAAGATCGACGGGCTCGCGATCAACCTGCTGTACGAGAACGGCAAGCTCACCAGGGCGCTGACCAGGGGCGACGGCCGCACCGGCGAGGACGTCACGCTCAACGTCCGCACGCTGGAGCAGGTGCCGGAGCGGCTGACGGCGACGGACGGGTTCCCGGTGCCCGCGCTGGTGGAGGTCCGCGGCGAGGTGTACTTCCGCGTCGAGGACTTCCTGGCGCTCAACGCGAAGATGGTCGAGGCGGGCAAGGATCCGTACGCGAACCCGCGCAACACCGCCGCCGGATCGTTGCGGCAGAAGGATCCCAAGATCACGAAGTCCCGCAATCTGCGGCTGATCTGCCACGGTCTCGGCAAACGCGAGGGTTTCGAGCCGAAACGCCAGTCCGAGGCGTACGACGCGCTCGCCGCGTGGGGCCTGCCGGTCTCGCCGTACGGCAAGGTGCTCGGTTCGGGCAAGGAACTGCTGGAGCACATCGAATACTGGGGTGAGCACCGGCACGACGCCGAGCACGAGATCGACGGCGTCGTCATCAAGGTGGACGAGGTCGCGCTGCAGCGCCGTCTCGGCACGACCTCGCGGGCGCCGCGCTGGGCGATCGCCTACAAGTACCCGCCGGAAGAGGCGATCACCACCCTGCTGGACATCCAGGTCAACGTCGGCCGCACCGGGCGGGTCACCCCGTTCGCGGTGATGGAGCCGGTGAAGGTGGCCGGGTCCACGGTGTCGATGGCGACGCTGCACAACCAGGAAGAGGTCAAGCGCAAAGGCGTGCTGATCGGGGACAAGGTCGTCATCCGCAAGGCGGGCGACGTCATCCCCGAGGTGCTCGGCCCGGTCGCCGACGCGCGCACCGGTGAAGAGCGCGAGTTCGTCATGCCGTTGCGCTGCCCCAACTGCGACACCGGACTGGCGTACCAGAAGGAGGGCGACATCGACATCCGTTGCCCGAATTCGCGGTCGTGCCCGGCGCAGTTGCGAGAGCGGCTGTTCCATCTGGGCGGGCGCGGCGCGTTCGACATCGAGGTGCTCGGCTACGAGGCCGCGATGGCGCTCCTGGACGCCGGTGTCGTGCACGACGAGGGTGACATCTTCGAGCTGGACGAGGAGAAGCTGCTCCAGGTGGAGCTGTTCCGCACCAAGGCGGGGGAGTTGTCGGCCAACGGGCGCAAGCTGCTGGACAACCTGGAAACGGTGAAGGACCGTCCACTGTGGAAGGTCATCGTCGGCCTGTCGATCCGGCACGTCGGCCCGACGGCGGCGCAGGCGCTCGCGCGGGAATTCGGCTCGCTCGAACGGATCGAGAATGCCTCGGAGGAGGAGCTCTCCAGTGTCGACGGCGTCGGCCCGACCATCGCACGTGCGGCGAAGGAGTGGTTCGAGGTCGATTGGCACTGCGAAATCGTCGAGAAGTGGCGCGCGGCGGGCGTGCGGATGGAGGAGGAACGCGACGAGTCCATTCCGCGCAACCTCGAAGGCCTGTCGATCGTCGTCACCGGATCGCTGAACGACTACTCCCGTGACGAGGCCAAGGAATTCATCATGG
- a CDS encoding phospholipid scramblase-related protein, with product MTSSPQPAGWYPDQQNPRMHRWWDGQAWTADTRPSHDAEMIELDIEGAHDPAKVRAQAARGTQGRSGGVTGGGTLFSEPVLVVDQRAKLVEMSNEFGISDQHGNRLGGVVQVGQSTLKKAIRLLTNYDQFLTHRFEIRDANHSTVLKVTRPAKVFKSRFLVTKADDSPIGEIVQENVFGKIRLGFVVDGQRIGGIFAENWRAWNFAIKDDSDVEIARITKTWGGFVKAAFTTADNYVVEIHRPLRDPLASMVVASALTIDTALKQDEG from the coding sequence ATGACGAGCTCTCCACAGCCCGCCGGCTGGTACCCCGACCAGCAGAACCCCCGGATGCACCGGTGGTGGGACGGGCAGGCCTGGACCGCGGACACGCGGCCTTCGCACGACGCCGAGATGATCGAGCTGGACATCGAAGGCGCGCACGACCCCGCGAAAGTCCGGGCACAGGCGGCGAGGGGGACCCAAGGCCGGAGCGGCGGGGTCACCGGCGGCGGCACCCTGTTCTCCGAACCCGTGCTGGTGGTCGACCAGCGTGCGAAGCTCGTCGAGATGTCGAACGAGTTCGGGATCTCCGACCAGCACGGCAACCGCCTCGGCGGGGTCGTCCAGGTCGGTCAAAGCACGTTGAAGAAGGCCATCCGGCTGCTCACGAACTACGACCAGTTCCTCACCCACCGTTTCGAGATCCGCGACGCGAACCACAGCACCGTGCTGAAGGTGACGCGGCCGGCGAAGGTCTTCAAATCCCGGTTCCTGGTGACGAAGGCCGACGACTCCCCGATCGGCGAGATCGTGCAGGAGAACGTCTTCGGCAAGATCCGGCTGGGGTTCGTGGTCGACGGGCAGAGGATCGGCGGCATCTTCGCCGAGAACTGGCGGGCGTGGAACTTCGCGATCAAGGACGACTCCGACGTCGAGATCGCGCGGATCACCAAGACCTGGGGCGGTTTCGTGAAGGCCGCCTTCACCACGGCCGACAACTACGTCGTCGAGATCCACCGGCCGCTGCGGGATCCGCTGGCCTCGATGGTGGTCGCCTCGGCGCTGACCATCGACACCGCGCTGAAACAGGACGAGGGCTGA